Sequence from the Candidatus Polarisedimenticolia bacterium genome:
GGGCGAGATGCTCATCAAAGCAAATCTGTTGACCCAGAAAAAACTTCAGGAAGCCCTCGACTACCAGCGATCGAATGGCGGCAAGCTCGGATTCAACCTGGTCAAGCTCGGCTTCGTGAGGGAAGAGGACATCACCCGCGTCCTGTCCCAACAGCACGGCGTCCCCGCCGTGAATCTGCGCACCATGGAGCTCGACGAGGCGATCGTGAAGCTGATCCCTTCCGAGGTCGCCCAGAAATACCTCATCCTGCCGGTCTCCCGCACCGGCGCCACCCTGACCGTGGCGATGGTGGATCCCACCAACGTGTTCGCCATGGACGACATCAAGTTCATGACCGGCTACAACGTGGAGCCGGTGGTGGCCTCCGAGGTCGCCATCAAGGAGTCGATCGACAAGTACTACGGCTCGATCCATGCCCTCGAGCTCAAGAAGGTCATGGACGAGATGGCGGAGACAGAGGACACCGCCGGATTGGAAGTGCTCGAGGACAGCGAGGACGTCGATCTTGCGAAGCTGGAAGCCTCCACCGAGGAGGCCCCCGTCGTCCGGCTCGTGAACCTGATCCTCACCGACTCGATCAAGCGCGGCGCCTCCGATATCCACGTGGAGCCCTACGAAAAGGACTTCCGCGTCCGCTTCCGCATCGACGGCGTCCTGTACGAGATCATGAACCCCCCCATGAAGCTCAAGGACGCCATCACCTCCCGCCTGAAGATCATGGCCAAGCTGGACATCTCCGAGAAGCGCCTGCCGCAGGACGGCCGCATCAAGATCAAGATCAAGCTGCAGGGCAAGAACAAGGAGATGGACTACCGCGTCTCGGTCCTGCCTACGCTGTTCGGAGAGAAGATCGTCCTCCGTCTGCTGGACAAGGAGAACCTCATGCTGGACATGACCCGGCTGGGGTTCGAATCCGACTCGCTCAGCAAGTTCGAGAAGGCGATCTTCAAGCCTTACGGCATGGTCCTGGTGACCGGGCCGACCGGCTCCGGCAAGACCAACACCCTCTACTCGTCGATCAGCCGGGTGAACACCCCGGAGACCAACATCATCACCGCCGAGGACCCGGTCGAGTTCAACCTGCACGGCATCAACCAGGTGCAGATGAAGGAGCAGATCGGTCTGAATTTCGCGGCGGCGCTGCGCTCCTTCCTTCGGCAGGACCCGAACATCATCCTGGTCGGAGAGATCCGTGACTTCGAGACCGCCGAGATCGCCGTCAAGGCGGCGCTCACCGGCCATCTCGTGCTGTCGACCCTGCACACCAACGATGCCCCCTCGACCATCAACCGGCTGATGAACATGGGCATCGAGCCCTACCTGGTGGCCACCTCGGTCCACCTGATCTGCGCCCAGCGGCTGGTGCGTCGGCTGTGCAAGGAGTGCAAGGAGGAGGTGCAGATGCCGCAGCAGGCGCTCACCGACATCGGCTATGCGGCCGAGGACATCCCGCGCGTCAAGCTGTTCAAGGGACGCGGCTGCACCGTGTGCAACAACACCGGCTACAAGGGACGCGTCGGGCTGTACGAGGTGATGGAGATTACCGACGAGCTGCGCGAGATGATCCTGTGCGGCGCGTCTTCGCTGGAGCTGAAGAACAAGGCGTTGGAGCAGGGGATGATCTCGCTCCGGCAGAGTGGACTGCGGAAGATCCGCGACGGGCTGACCACCGTGGAAGAAGTGGTGCGGGAGACGGTGCTCTAGGGCGCCTTCCGGACCCCAGGAGGAGAGGACGACATGGCCGTGACGCTGCACCAGCTGTTGAAGACCCTGGTCGAGCAGGGGGGTACCGACCTGCATCTCACGACCAACTCGCCGCCGCAGATCCGGGTGGACGGCAAGCTGGTGCCGCTGCAGCTGCCGCCGCTGACGGCCCCCGAGACCAAGACGCTCGCCTACTCGGTCCTGACGGATCAGCAGAAACACCGCTTCGAGGAGAACATGGAGCTCGACTTCTCCTTCGGCGTGCGAGGGCTGGCCCGGTTCCGCGCCAACTTCTTCAACCAGCGGGGCGCCGTCGCCGCCGCCTTCCGCGCCATTCCCTGGGAGATCAAGGGATTCGAGGAGCTGGGACTGCCCGACGTCATGCGCAAGCTGTGCGAGAAGCCACGCGGCCTGGTGCTGGTGACCGGGCCGACGGGCTCGGGGAAATCGACCACCCTGGCCGCCATGATCGACAAGGTCAACATGGACCGGGCCGAGCACATCGTCACCATCGAGGACCCGGTCGAGTACCTGCACTCGCACAAGCGCTGCATCGTCAACCAGCGCGAGCTGTTCGCCGATACGCATTCCTTCGCCAACGCGCTGCGCTCCGTGCTGCGCCAGGACCCCGATGTGGTCCTCATCGGAGAGATGCGCGACCTGGAGACCATCGAATCGGCCCTCCGAATCGCGGAGACGGGCCACCTGACCTTCGCCACCCTGCACACCAACTCCGCGGCCCAGACGATCAACCGGATCATCGACGTCTTCCCGGCCCACCAGCAGGCGCAGATCCGGGCCCAGCTCTCCTTCGTCCTGGAAGGGATCATCTGCCAGGCGCTGCTGCCGCGCGCCAAC
This genomic interval carries:
- the pilB gene encoding type IV-A pilus assembly ATPase PilB, whose protein sequence is MAVKLGEMLIKANLLTQKKLQEALDYQRSNGGKLGFNLVKLGFVREEDITRVLSQQHGVPAVNLRTMELDEAIVKLIPSEVAQKYLILPVSRTGATLTVAMVDPTNVFAMDDIKFMTGYNVEPVVASEVAIKESIDKYYGSIHALELKKVMDEMAETEDTAGLEVLEDSEDVDLAKLEASTEEAPVVRLVNLILTDSIKRGASDIHVEPYEKDFRVRFRIDGVLYEIMNPPMKLKDAITSRLKIMAKLDISEKRLPQDGRIKIKIKLQGKNKEMDYRVSVLPTLFGEKIVLRLLDKENLMLDMTRLGFESDSLSKFEKAIFKPYGMVLVTGPTGSGKTNTLYSSISRVNTPETNIITAEDPVEFNLHGINQVQMKEQIGLNFAAALRSFLRQDPNIILVGEIRDFETAEIAVKAALTGHLVLSTLHTNDAPSTINRLMNMGIEPYLVATSVHLICAQRLVRRLCKECKEEVQMPQQALTDIGYAAEDIPRVKLFKGRGCTVCNNTGYKGRVGLYEVMEITDELREMILCGASSLELKNKALEQGMISLRQSGLRKIRDGLTTVEEVVRETVL
- a CDS encoding type IV pilus twitching motility protein PilT encodes the protein MAVTLHQLLKTLVEQGGTDLHLTTNSPPQIRVDGKLVPLQLPPLTAPETKTLAYSVLTDQQKHRFEENMELDFSFGVRGLARFRANFFNQRGAVAAAFRAIPWEIKGFEELGLPDVMRKLCEKPRGLVLVTGPTGSGKSTTLAAMIDKVNMDRAEHIVTIEDPVEYLHSHKRCIVNQRELFADTHSFANALRSVLRQDPDVVLIGEMRDLETIESALRIAETGHLTFATLHTNSAAQTINRIIDVFPAHQQAQIRAQLSFVLEGIICQALLPRANGKGRALAMEILIPNSAIRNLIREDKVHQIYSMMQTGQLLYGMQTFNQSLATLYFKKQISLSTALSRSSNPDELQEMINRGAGLIYNAPSGGQGRVARK